The following coding sequences are from one Microbacterium sp. SORGH_AS_0969 window:
- a CDS encoding ABC transporter ATP-binding protein, translated as MLQLDGITKSYGGRRVLDDVSFTVAPGRLTGFVGGNGAGKTTTMRIALGVLGKDAGSVVLNGSPVTTSDRRRFGYMPEERGLYPKMKVAEHIAYLARLHGFGKAEATAKATALLERLGLGERLGDLVETLSLGNQQRAQIAASLVHEPDVLILDEPFSGLDPLAVDVVAGVLQEKAAAGAAVLFSSHQLDVVERLCDDLVIIAGGTIRAAGTREGLRAEHATHRYELVSRGDAGWLRDESGVTVLDFDGGYALFDAADDASAQRVLQGAVLRGDVVSFAPQRPTLAEIFKEVIQ; from the coding sequence GTGCTCCAGTTGGACGGCATCACCAAGAGCTACGGCGGTCGCCGCGTGCTCGACGACGTGAGCTTCACCGTCGCCCCCGGGCGGCTGACGGGATTCGTCGGCGGCAACGGCGCCGGCAAGACCACGACCATGCGCATCGCCCTCGGCGTGCTCGGAAAGGACGCCGGTTCGGTCGTGCTGAACGGCTCGCCCGTCACCACGTCCGACCGCCGCCGCTTCGGCTACATGCCCGAGGAGCGCGGGCTGTACCCGAAGATGAAGGTCGCTGAGCACATCGCCTACCTCGCGCGGCTGCACGGCTTCGGCAAGGCCGAGGCGACCGCCAAGGCGACGGCCCTTCTCGAGCGCCTCGGACTCGGCGAGCGCCTCGGCGACCTCGTCGAGACGCTCTCGCTGGGCAACCAGCAGCGCGCGCAGATCGCGGCATCCCTCGTCCACGAGCCCGACGTGCTCATCCTCGACGAGCCGTTCTCGGGCCTCGACCCGCTCGCCGTCGACGTCGTCGCCGGGGTGCTGCAGGAGAAGGCGGCCGCGGGCGCCGCGGTGCTGTTCTCGTCGCACCAGCTCGACGTCGTCGAGCGGCTGTGCGACGACCTCGTCATCATCGCCGGCGGCACCATCCGCGCGGCCGGGACCCGCGAGGGTCTCCGGGCCGAGCACGCCACGCACCGCTACGAACTGGTGTCGCGCGGCGACGCCGGGTGGCTGCGCGACGAGTCCGGCGTAACGGTCCTCGATTTTGACGGCGGCTACGCCCTGTTCGACGCCGCCGACGACGCCTCGGCCCAGCGCGTTCTGCAGGGTGCCGTCTTGCGCGGCGACGTCGTGAGCTTCGCTCCGCAGAGACCTACCCTCGCCGAGATCTTCAAGGAGGTCATCCAGTGA
- a CDS encoding response regulator transcription factor — MSELRVLLVDDHAMMRAGFRTILSLEDDITVVGEATTGREAIAAAAELHPDVICMDVQMPDMDGLEATRVLVADPAVDAAVLIVTTFDRDDYLFAALSAGASGFLLKNAGPEELVSAVRVVGAGDALLAPEVTRRVIERFASGGSPEPAASVPPPLTLAEPLTERESEVLRLVAEALSNAEIAARLFIGEATVKTHVSNVLQKLGARDRVQAVVFAHRHGLA, encoded by the coding sequence ATGTCTGAGCTGCGGGTCCTCCTGGTCGACGACCACGCGATGATGCGCGCGGGCTTCCGCACGATCCTCTCGCTCGAAGACGACATCACGGTCGTCGGCGAGGCCACGACCGGTCGCGAGGCGATCGCCGCGGCGGCGGAGCTGCACCCCGACGTGATCTGCATGGACGTGCAGATGCCCGACATGGACGGCCTCGAAGCCACCCGTGTTCTGGTGGCGGACCCCGCGGTGGATGCCGCCGTCCTCATCGTCACGACCTTCGACCGCGACGACTACCTCTTCGCCGCGCTGTCGGCCGGCGCGAGCGGGTTCCTGCTGAAGAATGCGGGTCCCGAAGAGCTCGTCTCGGCCGTGCGCGTCGTCGGGGCCGGAGACGCCCTGCTCGCGCCCGAGGTCACCCGCCGCGTCATCGAGCGCTTCGCCTCGGGAGGGTCGCCCGAGCCCGCGGCATCCGTCCCTCCCCCGCTCACGCTCGCGGAACCTCTGACCGAGCGCGAGTCGGAGGTTCTGAGACTCGTCGCCGAGGCGCTCAGCAACGCCGAGATCGCGGCGCGACTGTTCATCGGCGAGGCGACGGTGAAGACGCACGTGTCGAACGTGCTGCAGAAGCTCGGCGCGCGCGACCGCGTGCAGGCCGTGGTGTTCGCTCACCGGCACGGCCTGGCCTGA
- a CDS encoding sensor histidine kinase, whose translation MPPLTRTFTRELTPTQRRNDIVLAIVLLLGGLLSAVLSAVSGLYGDKQASLALAVGYVFVLALPIAVRRRWPSVTAVVVSVAYFLAVTLRIPEIYAGNIAMFIALYTVGAWQQNRRRATIVRIAIIVGMFTWLFVVMFQDATQPIDPSAEGAFSRAGAFSPFVAYQLLMIGVNALFFGGAYYFGNRSYQQMSERAALEERTAELEAEREVTAAQAVALDRVRIARELHDVVAHHVSLMGVQAGVARTLLSKDPDRAREVLAGIEGSARTSLHELRQLLETLRAPGSESDPDTAPTTHGLTSIAALVDEATAAGLPTTFTVIGEPAHDPPPLVQVNLYRIAQEALTNARRHAGPGATADVRLRFDPDAIELEVSNTGRAGSKTPGLGQLGMRERAAVSGGTIEIGPRSRGGYLVRVRVPAVQNEVAHV comes from the coding sequence ATGCCACCGCTCACCCGCACGTTCACCCGTGAGCTCACCCCCACTCAGCGACGTAACGACATCGTGCTCGCGATCGTGCTGCTGCTCGGCGGGTTGCTCAGCGCCGTGCTGTCGGCGGTCTCGGGCCTCTACGGCGACAAACAGGCGTCGCTCGCCCTCGCCGTCGGATATGTCTTCGTGCTCGCCCTGCCCATCGCGGTGCGGCGGCGATGGCCGTCGGTCACCGCCGTCGTCGTGTCGGTCGCGTACTTCCTCGCGGTGACCCTGCGGATCCCCGAGATCTACGCCGGCAACATCGCGATGTTCATCGCGCTGTACACCGTGGGCGCGTGGCAGCAGAACCGGCGGCGCGCGACGATCGTGCGGATCGCGATCATCGTCGGCATGTTCACGTGGTTGTTCGTCGTGATGTTCCAAGACGCGACCCAGCCCATCGACCCGTCCGCCGAGGGCGCGTTCTCGCGCGCGGGGGCCTTCTCTCCGTTCGTCGCGTACCAGTTGCTCATGATCGGCGTGAACGCGCTGTTCTTCGGCGGCGCCTATTACTTCGGGAACCGCTCGTATCAGCAGATGAGCGAGCGGGCCGCCCTCGAGGAGCGGACCGCCGAGCTCGAAGCCGAGCGCGAGGTGACGGCGGCGCAGGCCGTCGCGCTCGACCGCGTGCGCATCGCGCGCGAACTGCACGACGTGGTCGCGCACCACGTGTCGCTCATGGGCGTCCAAGCGGGCGTCGCGCGAACGCTGCTGTCAAAGGACCCCGACAGAGCGCGCGAGGTGCTCGCGGGTATCGAGGGCTCCGCCCGGACGTCGCTCCACGAGCTGCGCCAGCTGCTCGAGACGCTCCGCGCCCCCGGTAGCGAGTCCGACCCCGACACCGCGCCGACCACGCACGGTCTGACCTCGATCGCGGCGCTCGTCGACGAGGCGACCGCCGCGGGTCTTCCCACCACCTTCACCGTGATCGGCGAACCCGCGCACGATCCGCCCCCTCTCGTGCAGGTGAACCTGTACCGCATCGCGCAGGAAGCGCTCACGAATGCGCGTCGGCACGCCGGTCCCGGCGCCACCGCCGACGTGCGTCTGCGGTTCGATCCGGATGCCATCGAGCTCGAGGTCTCGAACACGGGACGCGCAGGCTCGAAGACGCCTGGGCTCGGTCAGCTGGGCATGCGCGAACGCGCGGCGGTCTCGGGCGGCACGATCGAGATCGGCCCGCGCTCGCGGGGCGGCTACCTCGTGCGCGTACGTGTCCCGGCCGTACAGAACGAGGTGGCTCATGTCTGA
- a CDS encoding NADPH-dependent FMN reductase, with amino-acid sequence MTDYTIGYIVGSISSTSINRRLAKALEKVAPEGVTLKEIPIKDLPFYSPDYDGNFPEVAKEFKKAIEDADGVFVVTPEYSRSIPGVLKNALDWSARPYGEASFNDKPTAVIGTSQGGIATAAGQQHLRSVLLHYNALVLGQPEGYIQSTPGLFEEDGTVTDEGTAAFLRSIIEALVTLIQRTAPAEVPAV; translated from the coding sequence GTGACCGACTACACGATCGGCTACATCGTCGGAAGCATCTCCAGCACCTCGATCAACCGCCGCCTGGCGAAGGCTCTCGAGAAGGTCGCGCCCGAGGGCGTGACGCTCAAGGAGATCCCGATCAAGGACCTCCCCTTCTACTCGCCCGACTACGACGGGAACTTCCCCGAGGTCGCCAAGGAGTTCAAGAAGGCGATCGAGGATGCCGACGGCGTCTTCGTCGTGACCCCCGAGTACAGCCGTTCGATCCCCGGCGTGCTCAAGAACGCGCTCGACTGGTCGGCGCGTCCCTACGGCGAGGCGTCGTTCAACGACAAGCCGACCGCGGTGATCGGCACCTCGCAGGGCGGCATCGCCACCGCCGCGGGCCAGCAGCACCTCCGCTCCGTGCTCCTGCACTACAACGCCCTGGTCCTGGGTCAGCCCGAGGGCTACATCCAGTCGACCCCCGGTCTCTTCGAAGAGGACGGCACCGTGACCGACGAGGGCACCGCCGCGTTCCTCCGCTCGATCATCGAGGCGCTGGTGACGCTCATTCAGCGCACCGCTCCCGCCGAGGTCCCCGCGGTCTGA
- a CDS encoding exodeoxyribonuclease III, giving the protein MRLATWNVNSIRARVTRTVEFCVREHIDVLAMQEIKCKTEQFPYAAFEEAGYHVAAHGLNQWNGVAIASREPLEDVEIGFPGMPGFEKGKEGPDLPQEARAIGATVDGVRVWSLYVPNGRGLDDPHYTYKLDWLERLRQYTAETLAENPDLPLALTGDFNIAPTDADNGDPTVVEGATTHVSPPERAAFAAFESAGLTDVVRPLVPTGYTYWDYKQLRFPRNEGLRIDFILGSRAFADAVQGAEIHRNERKGEVPSDHVPVVADLDLTDAGDDDLPMIFG; this is encoded by the coding sequence ATGCGCCTGGCCACCTGGAACGTCAACTCCATCCGCGCCCGCGTCACCCGCACGGTCGAGTTCTGCGTGCGCGAGCACATCGACGTGCTGGCGATGCAGGAGATCAAGTGCAAGACGGAGCAGTTCCCCTACGCCGCGTTCGAAGAAGCCGGCTACCACGTCGCCGCGCACGGGCTGAACCAGTGGAACGGCGTCGCGATCGCGAGCCGCGAGCCGCTCGAAGACGTCGAGATCGGCTTCCCGGGCATGCCCGGGTTCGAGAAGGGCAAAGAGGGGCCCGACCTCCCGCAGGAGGCGCGCGCGATCGGCGCCACGGTCGACGGCGTGCGGGTGTGGAGCCTGTACGTTCCCAATGGTCGCGGGCTCGACGACCCGCACTACACCTACAAGCTCGACTGGCTCGAGAGACTCCGCCAGTACACCGCCGAGACGCTCGCGGAGAACCCCGATCTTCCGCTCGCGCTGACCGGCGACTTCAACATCGCCCCGACGGATGCCGACAACGGCGACCCCACGGTCGTCGAGGGTGCGACCACCCACGTCTCTCCGCCCGAGCGTGCTGCCTTCGCGGCCTTCGAGTCCGCGGGACTCACCGACGTCGTCCGTCCGCTCGTCCCCACCGGCTACACGTACTGGGATTACAAGCAGCTGCGCTTCCCCCGCAACGAGGGGCTGCGCATCGACTTCATCCTCGGGTCGCGCGCGTTCGCCGACGCGGTGCAGGGCGCCGAGATCCACCGCAACGAGCGGAAGGGCGAGGTCCCCAGCGACCACGTGCCGGTCGTCGCCGACCTCGACCTGACGGATGCCGGAGACGACGATCTGCCGATGATCTTCGGCTGA
- the pyrE gene encoding orotate phosphoribosyltransferase, translating to MTVASTPELEADRQALIGLIKDEAVFHGDFTLSSGKKATYYVDMRKLTLDHRAAPAIGRLVLDLVKDLDGVVAVGGLTLGADPIANAVMHESVHAGHPLDAFVVRKEPKDHGRGRQIEGADVAGKRVVVVEDTSTTGQSALKAVEALRREGAEVVAVAVIVDRKTGAQAAIEAEGLRWLASIDLDDLGLQPQ from the coding sequence GTGACCGTCGCCTCAACGCCCGAGCTCGAAGCCGACCGCCAGGCCCTCATCGGCCTCATCAAGGACGAGGCGGTGTTCCACGGCGACTTCACCCTCTCGAGCGGCAAGAAGGCGACGTACTACGTCGACATGCGCAAGCTCACGCTCGACCACCGCGCCGCTCCCGCGATCGGCCGCCTCGTGCTCGATCTCGTGAAGGATCTCGACGGTGTCGTCGCCGTGGGCGGTCTCACCCTCGGCGCCGACCCCATCGCGAACGCCGTCATGCACGAGTCGGTGCACGCCGGCCACCCGCTGGACGCGTTCGTCGTGCGCAAGGAGCCCAAGGACCACGGTCGCGGCCGCCAGATCGAGGGCGCGGACGTCGCGGGCAAGCGCGTCGTGGTCGTGGAAGACACCTCGACCACCGGCCAGTCCGCGCTCAAGGCGGTCGAGGCGTTGCGTCGCGAGGGCGCCGAGGTCGTCGCCGTCGCCGTGATCGTCGATCGCAAGACCGGCGCGCAGGCCGCGATCGAGGCCGAGGGCCTGCGGTGGCTGGCATCCATCGATCTCGACGACCTGGGCCTCCAGCCGCAGTAA
- a CDS encoding GDSL-type esterase/lipase family protein, translated as MTPRGEVVALDGGRVRIVGHLDTLRDRGIRPVRIPVAAWPHFPPAGENLRAVSMQASGVRIALVTAATRIELHVVCTRFQVQDFLGARNAFVAEIDEKRHAHVESPVNGILHVPLSADAQRTEEFSPSSVVVFDDLPEGEKTVTVWLPQGMIVDLLDVRANRPIEAPEPSTRPVWVHHGSSISHGVETPLPTGTWPVVAARTADLDVINLGFGGQCMLDPFVADAIAATPADIISLKVGVNIVGARSMDQRTFAPALHGFLDRVRRGHPETPIVVASSILWPESDERPGPSDVEFLDDGIRCFTAGDPADIAKGALTLAESRRHIAGVVRTRATAGEAVHYLDGLALYGPEDVARFPLPDGLHPDEALYREMGARFAALAFGPDGLVPRESLGD; from the coding sequence ATGACCCCCCGGGGCGAGGTCGTCGCTCTCGACGGCGGCCGCGTGCGGATCGTCGGGCACCTCGACACGCTGCGCGACCGCGGCATCCGTCCGGTGCGCATCCCCGTCGCGGCCTGGCCGCATTTCCCGCCCGCCGGCGAGAACCTGCGCGCGGTGTCGATGCAGGCGAGCGGCGTCCGCATCGCCCTCGTCACCGCGGCGACCCGCATCGAGCTGCACGTGGTGTGCACGCGCTTTCAGGTGCAGGACTTCCTCGGTGCGCGCAACGCGTTCGTCGCCGAGATCGACGAGAAGCGGCACGCTCATGTCGAGTCGCCGGTGAACGGCATCCTCCACGTGCCGCTCAGCGCCGACGCGCAGCGCACCGAGGAGTTCTCGCCGTCGTCGGTCGTCGTGTTCGACGACCTCCCCGAGGGCGAGAAGACCGTGACGGTGTGGCTGCCACAGGGCATGATCGTCGATCTCCTCGACGTGCGGGCGAATCGGCCGATCGAGGCTCCGGAGCCCTCGACGCGTCCGGTGTGGGTCCACCACGGCAGCTCGATCAGCCACGGCGTCGAGACGCCGCTGCCCACCGGCACCTGGCCCGTCGTCGCCGCCCGCACAGCCGACCTCGACGTGATCAACCTCGGCTTCGGGGGCCAATGCATGCTCGACCCCTTCGTCGCCGACGCCATCGCCGCGACCCCCGCGGACATCATCTCGCTCAAGGTCGGCGTGAACATCGTGGGTGCCCGGTCCATGGATCAACGCACCTTCGCGCCGGCGCTGCACGGGTTCCTCGACCGGGTGCGGCGGGGGCATCCCGAGACGCCGATCGTCGTGGCATCCTCGATCCTCTGGCCCGAGAGCGACGAACGTCCCGGCCCCTCCGACGTGGAGTTCCTCGACGACGGCATCCGATGCTTCACCGCAGGAGACCCGGCCGACATCGCGAAGGGCGCGCTCACGCTCGCGGAGTCGCGGCGTCACATCGCGGGAGTCGTCCGCACCCGCGCGACCGCGGGCGAGGCGGTCCATTACCTCGACGGGCTGGCGCTCTACGGCCCGGAAGACGTCGCCCGCTTCCCGCTCCCCGACGGGCTGCACCCCGACGAGGCGCTGTACCGCGAGATGGGCGCGCGCTTCGCGGCCCTGGCGTTCGGCCCCGACGGGCTCGTCCCGCGCGAGAGCCTCGGCGACTGA
- a CDS encoding S9 family peptidase, with the protein MSLQPFDVSVRGLALRGVHYRPDRDGDAPTVVLFHGFGGSRVETTGVFVTLARALTARGLGVIAYDRAGHGESDGDFFDTTVSGDIADAHLVLEAVRRREGVDAENLHLVGMSLGSVVASVAAASNEHAFRSLTMWSTAALFVDEISGGTLQGRSLEGLDRDGFFDFLGMRLGPALRDDAVTFDVYGRAAGYDGPVLLLHGTDDFIPVSYAERYLAADVFGDRGQLVVVDGADHGWAQLPQRDDLIARTVAFITANAR; encoded by the coding sequence ATGAGCCTGCAGCCCTTCGACGTCTCCGTCCGTGGTCTTGCTCTGCGCGGCGTGCACTACCGACCCGATCGCGACGGCGACGCGCCCACCGTCGTGCTGTTCCACGGCTTCGGAGGCTCGCGGGTCGAGACGACCGGAGTGTTCGTCACCCTGGCCCGCGCCCTCACCGCGCGCGGGCTCGGGGTGATCGCCTACGATCGCGCCGGGCACGGCGAGAGCGACGGCGACTTCTTCGACACGACCGTCTCGGGCGACATCGCCGACGCCCACCTCGTGCTCGAGGCCGTGCGTCGGAGGGAAGGAGTGGATGCCGAGAACCTCCACCTCGTCGGGATGAGCCTCGGCTCGGTCGTGGCATCCGTCGCCGCCGCCTCGAACGAGCACGCCTTCCGCTCTCTCACGATGTGGTCCACCGCGGCGCTGTTCGTCGACGAGATCAGCGGCGGCACCCTGCAGGGACGCTCGCTCGAGGGCCTCGACCGCGACGGCTTCTTCGACTTCCTGGGGATGCGGCTGGGGCCGGCGCTGCGCGACGACGCCGTGACCTTCGACGTCTACGGTCGAGCGGCGGGCTACGACGGTCCGGTCCTGCTGCTGCACGGGACGGACGACTTCATCCCCGTCTCGTACGCCGAGCGCTACCTCGCGGCCGACGTCTTCGGCGATCGCGGCCAACTCGTCGTCGTCGACGGTGCCGATCACGGGTGGGCGCAGCTTCCGCAGCGCGACGATCTAATCGCGCGCACCGTCGCCTTCATCACGGCGAACGCCCGATGA
- a CDS encoding MFS transporter encodes MTHTPSRLSRAPHAWWVGFVCGMATFVDTAATTGIAVALVLFQSMAPGVPGLTPDQIGLLTGVLTAGVAVGSLVGGRLGDRLGRRRVFLVTMALIVVGSLTPFFGVSFEILLPGIALIGLGVGADLPVALATISEAATDRNRGKILVFSNLLGGFGILMAVLIGIFYGSLGPVGGQIMFGAFGGIGLVVLALRLTIPESAIWLAARDERRAGVQTVRAERTRLRDFGRTPYRRPFVTLLVYYTLASLAISVAGSFGTFVAVNVAGIPVNEYQGWTLLAMPAAIVGAVWFMSVADTRFRMNWFVIGAVGVVVANLVPVVFGFTLPALIVSVVGSTFAGAFCFETIMKVWTQESFPTMMRSTAQGTIYAVARFATAGLNVVTPALLALNPSGVYVGVSIVAALGFLIGWIGFRRATRSSFDVESELVADASATDRPAPATPATA; translated from the coding sequence ATGACCCACACCCCCTCCCGTCTCTCGCGGGCTCCCCACGCCTGGTGGGTCGGTTTCGTCTGCGGAATGGCGACCTTCGTCGACACCGCGGCGACCACCGGCATCGCCGTCGCGCTCGTGCTGTTCCAATCCATGGCGCCCGGGGTGCCCGGACTCACGCCCGATCAGATCGGGCTGCTCACCGGCGTGCTGACCGCGGGCGTCGCGGTGGGTTCGCTCGTCGGCGGCCGACTGGGCGACCGCCTCGGCCGACGCCGCGTATTCCTCGTCACCATGGCGCTCATCGTCGTCGGCTCGCTCACCCCGTTCTTCGGGGTCTCGTTCGAGATCCTCCTCCCCGGCATCGCGCTCATCGGCCTCGGAGTCGGCGCCGATCTGCCGGTCGCCCTCGCGACGATCTCCGAAGCGGCAACCGATCGAAACCGCGGGAAGATCCTGGTCTTCTCGAACCTCCTCGGGGGTTTCGGCATCCTGATGGCCGTTCTGATCGGCATCTTCTACGGCTCGCTGGGCCCCGTCGGCGGACAGATCATGTTCGGCGCCTTCGGCGGGATCGGACTCGTCGTGCTGGCACTTCGTCTGACCATCCCGGAGTCGGCGATCTGGCTCGCCGCCCGAGACGAGCGTCGCGCGGGAGTGCAGACCGTCCGGGCCGAGCGCACGCGCCTCCGGGACTTCGGTCGCACGCCGTACCGCCGTCCCTTCGTGACGCTGCTCGTCTACTACACGCTCGCCTCGCTCGCGATCAGCGTCGCGGGAAGCTTCGGCACCTTCGTCGCGGTCAACGTGGCCGGCATCCCGGTCAACGAGTACCAGGGCTGGACCCTGCTCGCGATGCCCGCCGCGATCGTCGGCGCCGTCTGGTTCATGAGCGTGGCCGACACCCGGTTCCGCATGAACTGGTTCGTGATCGGCGCCGTGGGCGTCGTCGTGGCCAACCTCGTTCCGGTCGTGTTCGGGTTCACGCTGCCCGCGCTGATCGTCTCGGTCGTCGGGTCGACGTTCGCCGGCGCGTTCTGCTTCGAGACGATCATGAAGGTGTGGACGCAGGAATCGTTCCCCACGATGATGCGCTCCACCGCCCAGGGCACGATCTACGCGGTCGCACGCTTCGCGACCGCCGGACTCAACGTCGTGACTCCCGCCCTGCTCGCCCTGAACCCGTCGGGCGTGTACGTCGGCGTCTCGATCGTCGCGGCCCTCGGCTTCCTGATCGGGTGGATCGGATTCCGGCGCGCCACGCGATCGTCCTTCGACGTCGAGAGTGAACTCGTCGCCGACGCGTCCGCGACCGACCGCCCCGCGCCCGCCACGCCGGCGACCGCCTGA
- a CDS encoding LacI family DNA-binding transcriptional regulator → MTDSPPSGTRRVTLSQVAERAGVSRSAVSFVMNGRTDQRLSADVFERVRRAAEELGYRPNQTAKTLRTGRSGTIALVSDFVSSTSYANAMVRGAMRALRERDILLFTVDTEGDPQVEERLLHSLFGRDIDGVIYTSMFTRIVDPPPLLASTRTVLLNCRARGGDDVAVVPDEVEAGREAARLLVAAGHTDGIWFVGDLPPGRRGGLLWNEWGPLALPERLEGIERELASSGLSLAGHAAVDDDWDAPNGQRAVERLLQDGARPSALICVNDAVAAGAYRALHAAEWRIPDDVSVIGFDGSPLAGMLEPSLTSISLPHEDLGRRAATLLLSDDATPRVERVRMAVHLGASVGSPTR, encoded by the coding sequence GTGACAGATTCGCCCCCGTCCGGCACCCGACGGGTGACGCTCTCGCAGGTCGCGGAACGGGCGGGCGTCTCGCGGTCGGCGGTGTCGTTCGTGATGAACGGCCGGACCGACCAGAGACTGTCGGCCGACGTGTTCGAGCGAGTACGTCGTGCGGCGGAAGAGCTCGGCTACCGCCCCAACCAGACGGCGAAGACCCTGCGTACCGGCCGATCGGGGACCATCGCGCTCGTGTCGGACTTCGTCAGCAGCACGTCGTACGCCAACGCGATGGTGCGCGGTGCCATGCGGGCTCTGCGCGAGCGCGACATCCTGCTCTTCACCGTCGACACCGAGGGCGACCCCCAGGTCGAGGAGCGCCTGCTTCACAGCCTGTTCGGGCGGGACATCGACGGCGTCATCTACACCTCGATGTTCACGCGAATCGTCGACCCGCCGCCGCTCCTCGCATCGACCCGCACCGTGCTGCTCAACTGCCGCGCGCGCGGCGGAGACGACGTGGCCGTCGTGCCCGACGAAGTCGAGGCCGGCCGCGAGGCAGCGCGCCTGCTCGTCGCGGCCGGGCACACCGACGGCATCTGGTTCGTGGGCGACCTGCCACCCGGACGGCGGGGAGGCCTGCTCTGGAACGAGTGGGGCCCACTGGCCCTTCCGGAGCGCCTCGAGGGGATCGAACGCGAACTCGCGTCGTCGGGCCTCTCGCTCGCCGGGCATGCGGCCGTCGACGACGACTGGGATGCCCCGAACGGGCAGCGCGCCGTGGAACGACTGCTGCAGGACGGAGCGCGGCCCTCCGCCCTCATCTGCGTGAACGACGCGGTCGCCGCGGGCGCCTATCGGGCCCTGCACGCGGCCGAATGGCGGATTCCCGACGACGTCTCGGTCATCGGATTCGACGGCAGCCCCCTCGCCGGAATGCTGGAACCCTCGCTCACCTCGATCTCACTCCCCCACGAGGATCTCGGCCGCCGGGCCGCGACCCTCCTCCTGTCGGACGACGCGACGCCGCGCGTCGAGCGCGTCCGCATGGCCGTGCACCTCGGTGCGTCGGTCGGCTCCCCCACGCGCTGA
- a CDS encoding HAD-IIA family hydrolase has protein sequence MRTRAEIECWLTDMDGVLVHENTPVPGAAELLAQWRAEGTPFLVLTNNSIFTPRDLSARLRASGLVVPESSIWTSALATADFLKSQMPGGSAFVIGEAGLTTALHEAGFIMTETAPDYVVVGETRNYSFEAITKAIRFIRGGSRFIATNPDATGPSTEGVLPATGAIAALITKATGREPYIVGKPNPMMFRSALNRIGAHSENTGMIGDRMDTDIVAGIEAGLHTVLVMTGISDESEIERYPFRPDEILGSVAELVRDEPIESDLADGEDGLAEGL, from the coding sequence ATGCGAACCCGTGCCGAGATCGAGTGCTGGCTCACCGACATGGACGGGGTCCTCGTCCATGAGAACACCCCCGTTCCCGGAGCAGCCGAGCTCCTGGCGCAGTGGCGCGCCGAGGGCACGCCGTTCCTCGTCCTCACGAACAACTCGATCTTCACGCCGCGCGATCTGAGTGCGCGGTTGCGCGCGTCGGGACTCGTGGTCCCGGAGTCGTCGATCTGGACCTCCGCGCTCGCGACGGCCGACTTCCTGAAGTCGCAGATGCCCGGCGGCTCGGCTTTCGTCATCGGCGAGGCGGGCCTGACGACCGCTTTGCACGAGGCCGGGTTCATCATGACCGAGACGGCTCCCGACTACGTCGTGGTCGGCGAGACCCGCAACTACTCGTTCGAGGCGATCACGAAGGCCATCCGCTTCATCCGTGGCGGCTCGCGTTTCATCGCGACGAACCCGGATGCCACGGGCCCGTCGACCGAGGGAGTGCTGCCCGCGACCGGAGCGATCGCCGCGCTCATCACCAAGGCGACGGGACGCGAGCCCTACATCGTCGGCAAGCCGAACCCGATGATGTTCCGGTCGGCGTTGAACCGGATCGGCGCGCACAGCGAGAACACCGGCATGATCGGCGACCGCATGGACACCGACATCGTCGCGGGCATCGAGGCCGGACTCCACACCGTGCTGGTGATGACGGGAATCAGCGACGAGAGCGAGATCGAGCGCTATCCCTTCCGCCCCGACGAGATCCTCGGCTCCGTCGCCGAGCTCGTCCGCGACGAGCCGATCGAGAGCGACCTCGCCGACGGCGAGGACGGGCTCGCCGAGGGTCTCTGA
- a CDS encoding CsbD family protein has product MGLDDKIKNAAQDIVGKAKEAIGNATDNDRLAAEGKLEQTEAHAKKAGENAKDAFK; this is encoded by the coding sequence ATGGGACTCGACGACAAGATCAAGAACGCCGCCCAGGACATCGTGGGCAAGGCGAAGGAAGCCATCGGCAACGCGACCGACAACGACCGGCTCGCGGCCGAGGGCAAGCTCGAGCAGACCGAGGCACACGCCAAGAAGGCCGGCGAGAACGCCAAGGACGCGTTCAAATAA